A window from Engraulis encrasicolus isolate BLACKSEA-1 chromosome 13, IST_EnEncr_1.0, whole genome shotgun sequence encodes these proteins:
- the cdca7a gene encoding cell division cycle-associated protein 7a codes for MRSKRLQAATPTATKMNLRSYRNSTVVPMETSSSSSEDSCDSFGSDGFGTTRKILKPTRISPRRRSKAVEVSSEEDSRSSFEDKNFTEEMHAMKVDSDCDSVVEEEPAPERRSRRSNTLKVALRFPVKKAAQKRPASEPEAPAKAKPQPKAKPSPPVKDEADSDAEDAENFLSKRAINIKENKAMLAKLMAEINKVPGLFPKRMSFPMANTPQRTPRHSLGGPRKKNPERTSRVHTRSRTQVDGPPSPVSDDDPEDRFSLVRKSRFYEEVDEDEPREPRRRSYNGVLAIPHVVRPVDEITEAELDNICFNTREKVYSSSMGSTCHQCRQKTTDTKTNCRNPECVGVRGQFCGPCLRNRYGEEVRNALLDPEWQCPPCRGICNCSFCRAREGRCATGVLVYLAKYHGYDNVHAYLKSLRKELEEEEESK; via the exons ATGCGTTCTAAG AGGCTCCAGGCGGCAACTCCCACAGCCACCAAGATGAATCTCCGTAGCTACAGGAACTCCACAGTGGTGCCCATGGaaacctcatcctcatcttcagaGGACAGCTGTGACAGTTTTGGATCCGATGGATTTGGAACCACG AGAAAGATCTTAAAACCAACTAGAATCTCACCACGAAGAAGGTCAAAGGCTGTGGAGGTGAGCTCTGAAGAGGACTCGCGCAGTAGCTTTGAAGACAAGAACTTCACTGAGGAGATGCATGCTATG AAGGTGGATTCGGACTGTGATTCTGTAGTAGAGGAAGAGCCCGCCCCCGAAAGACGGTCTCGCCGCTCCAACACGCTGAAGGTGGCCCTGAGGTTCCCAGTCAAGAAGGCGGCCCAGAAGCGGCCCGCGTCCGAGCCGGAGGCCCCGGCCAAGGCCAAGCCCCAACCCAAAGCCAAACCCAGCCCACCTGTTAAAGACGAAGCTGACTCAGACGCTGAGGACGCAGAAAACTTCTTGAGCAAGAGAGCCATTAACATCAAAGAGAACAAAGCCATG CTTGCAAAACTGATGGCAGAGATCAACAAAGTTCCTGGGCTGTTTCCTAAAAGAATGTCCTTCCCCATGGCAAATACA CCTCAACGCACTCCACGCCACTCGCTGGGAGGACCACGCAAGAAGAACCCAGAGCGGACGTCACGCGTCCACACGCGCTCCCGAACACAGGTGGACGGCCCGCCCAGCCCTGTGTCCGACGACGACCCTGAGGACAGGTTCAGCCTGGTGCGCAAGAGCCGCTTCTACGAAGAGGTGGACGAAGATGAGCCG AGAGAGCCACGCAGGAGGAGCTACAATGGAGTCCTGGCCATACCCCACGTGGTCCGACCGGTGGACGAGATCACGGAGGCCGAGCTGGACAACATCTGCTTCAACACCAGGGAGAAGGTCTACAGCAGCAGCATG GGGTCCACTTGCCATCAGTGTCGACAGAAGACCACCGACACCAAGACCAACTGCCGCAACCCTGAGTGTGTGGGCGTCAGGGGCCAGTTCTGTGGGCCGTGCCTCAGGAACCGCTACGGAGAGGAAGTCCGCAACGCTCTGCTGGATCCA GAGTGGCAGTGCCCACCGTGCCGAGGAATCTGCAACTGCAGCTTCTGCCGAGCCCGAGAGGGGCGCTGTGCCACCGGGGTGCTGGTCTACCTGGCTAAATACCATGGCTACGACAACGTCCACGCCTACTTGAAAAG TCTTAGGAAggagctggaggaagaggaggagagtaagtAA
- the map3k20a gene encoding mitogen-activated protein kinase kinase kinase 20 isoform X2, with protein MSSLGASFVQIGFDDIHFHENCGGGSFGSVYRARWISQDKEVAVKKLLKIENEAEILSVLSHRNIIQFYGAVLEAPNYGIVTEYASGGSLFEFLSSAESEAMDMKQIMTWAIDIAKGMHYLHSEAPVKVIHRDLKSRNVVLTADKILKICDFGASRFLSHTTHMSLVGTFPWMAPEVIQSLPVSETCDTYSYGVVLWEMLTREIPFKGLEGLQVAWLVVEKHERLTIPSSCPASFASLMKSCWGTDPKERPVFKQILMTLDSMCKDSHLPEQCNSFLNNKAEWRCEIEATLERLKRLERDLSTKEQELKERERRLKLWERQLVEQSHTPQFFPVPVPMGRRVSAESFFQSMEESQSSEVSCQFSASSNGQVEVEGGGVNLQALMRGFGRGFEDMFAPLDMGCPVLHSGMQVHMQTNQNQHSTTSRSTVVRQGRKITMATTSGFGDFNWSDDSD; from the exons GAACTGCGGCGGCGGCAGTTTCGGCAGCGTCTATCGAGCCAGGTGGATCTCGCAGGACAAAGAGGTGGCGGTGAAAAAGCTGCTCAAGATCGAAAACGAG GCTGAAATCCTGAGTGTGCTCAGCCACAGGAATATCATTCAGTTCTATGGGGCAGTTCTTGAGGCACCCAATTATGGCATTGTCACCG AGTATGCCAGCGGAGGCTCTCTGTTTGAGTTCCTGTCGAGCGCCGAGAGCGAGGCCATGGACATGAAGCAGATCATGACCTGGGCCATAGACATAGCCAAAG GAATGCACTATTTACACTCCGAGGCCCCGGTCAAAGTCATCCATCGGGATCTGAAGTCCAGGAACG tgGTTTTGACAGCAGATAAAATACTTAAG ATTTGTGACTTTGGCGCCTCCAGGTTTTTGTCCCACACCACGCATATGTCCCTGGTGGGGACCTTCCCCTGGATGGCGCCGGAGGTGATCCAGAGTCTGCCCGTGTCTGAGACCTGCGACACGTACTCATACGGAGTG GTTTTATGGGAGATGCTCACTCGAGAGATCCCCTTTAAAGGCCTGGAGGGCTTGCAAGTGGCCTGGCTGGTGGTAGAAAAACACGAG AGATTAACCATCCCCAGCAGCTGCCCTGCCAGCTTCGCCAGTCTGATGAAGAGCTGCTGGGGCACAGACCCAAAG gaaaggCCTGTATTCAAGCAGATCCTGATGACGCTGGACTCTATGTGCAAAGACAGTCACCTGCCGGAGCAGTGCAACAGCTTCTTGAACAACAAGGCAGagtggag gtgtgagATCGAGGCGACCCTGGAGCGCCTGAAGCGTCTGGAGCGTGACCTGAGCACCAAGGAGCAGGAGCTGAAGGAGCGCGAGAGGCGCCTCAAACTCTGGGAGAGACAGCTGGTGGAGCAGTCCCACACGCCG CAATTCTTCCCTGTACCGGTACCTATGGGCCGAAGGGTTAGCGCTGAGTCCTTTTTTCAGTCTATGGAGGAGTCTCAGAGTTCGGAGGTGTCTTGTCAGTTCTCGGCCTCCAGTAACgggcaggtggaggtggaggggggcggCGTGAACCTGCAGGCCCTGATGAGGGGCTTCGGGCGGGGCTTTGAGGACATGTTCGCCCCCCTGGACATGGGCTGCCCAGTGCTCCACTCCGGCATGCAGGTCCACATGCAGACCAACCAGAACCAGCACTCCACCACCAGCAGGTCCACCGTGGTCCGGCAGGGACGCAAAATTACCATGGCGACCACAAGCGGCTTTGGAGACTTTAACTGGTCGGATGACAGCGATTAA
- the map3k20a gene encoding mitogen-activated protein kinase kinase kinase 20 isoform X1: MSSLGASFVQIGFDDIHFHENCGGGSFGSVYRARWISQDKEVAVKKLLKIENEAEILSVLSHRNIIQFYGAVLEAPNYGIVTEYASGGSLFEFLSSAESEAMDMKQIMTWAIDIAKGMHYLHSEAPVKVIHRDLKSRNVVLTADKILKICDFGASRFLSHTTHMSLVGTFPWMAPEVIQSLPVSETCDTYSYGVVLWEMLTREIPFKGLEGLQVAWLVVEKHERLTIPSSCPASFASLMKSCWGTDPKERPVFKQILMTLDSMCKDSHLPEQCNSFLNNKAEWRCEIEATLERLKRLERDLSTKEQELKERERRLKLWERQLVEQSHTPLLPNHAIHTWTEEHVHFWMQQMFGGEGGCEMLLYADMFKRNHITGKRLLLLTEADMRDMGVTSKGHIIHLKTEIEKLANDYLGLFHFPPLVKDALSQEEDEEEKIKVVNLELVFGYHWKAGTSHSDCKWKMYMELDGDEVAVTYIKDVTFNSYRSDVDVLKMTKPPFVMDRWVVGLFANQIVDCTVNYENDVKTPKCTKHSHAVRWSTTGGMDIIKTVELVIETGPPKTEGHPRSRSNSGVDPKWIQRLRVKQLRCQELRSQQLAMAPPPYPTSPSNMTLPQFLSAYGSHHQSSYAAAVRRSPNHSPLSPWRSESSRCSSPTAGCLSPRLSTLHLGSKGSSPSSTTSESASERERPLSAGPLYSSRPKNPYFDTALSPRDARRSPHTTVGGHGQGHKVAGRSAQYGGGGWRPRSNSSVGALCQVQPRTIPGMAPRTGPKEEEPEGAKGNDGGWIKVERPKKPQRQPESKPVRGRGGGRRGGRGGGGGRGRNMN; this comes from the exons GAACTGCGGCGGCGGCAGTTTCGGCAGCGTCTATCGAGCCAGGTGGATCTCGCAGGACAAAGAGGTGGCGGTGAAAAAGCTGCTCAAGATCGAAAACGAG GCTGAAATCCTGAGTGTGCTCAGCCACAGGAATATCATTCAGTTCTATGGGGCAGTTCTTGAGGCACCCAATTATGGCATTGTCACCG AGTATGCCAGCGGAGGCTCTCTGTTTGAGTTCCTGTCGAGCGCCGAGAGCGAGGCCATGGACATGAAGCAGATCATGACCTGGGCCATAGACATAGCCAAAG GAATGCACTATTTACACTCCGAGGCCCCGGTCAAAGTCATCCATCGGGATCTGAAGTCCAGGAACG tgGTTTTGACAGCAGATAAAATACTTAAG ATTTGTGACTTTGGCGCCTCCAGGTTTTTGTCCCACACCACGCATATGTCCCTGGTGGGGACCTTCCCCTGGATGGCGCCGGAGGTGATCCAGAGTCTGCCCGTGTCTGAGACCTGCGACACGTACTCATACGGAGTG GTTTTATGGGAGATGCTCACTCGAGAGATCCCCTTTAAAGGCCTGGAGGGCTTGCAAGTGGCCTGGCTGGTGGTAGAAAAACACGAG AGATTAACCATCCCCAGCAGCTGCCCTGCCAGCTTCGCCAGTCTGATGAAGAGCTGCTGGGGCACAGACCCAAAG gaaaggCCTGTATTCAAGCAGATCCTGATGACGCTGGACTCTATGTGCAAAGACAGTCACCTGCCGGAGCAGTGCAACAGCTTCTTGAACAACAAGGCAGagtggag gtgtgagATCGAGGCGACCCTGGAGCGCCTGAAGCGTCTGGAGCGTGACCTGAGCACCAAGGAGCAGGAGCTGAAGGAGCGCGAGAGGCGCCTCAAACTCTGGGAGAGACAGCTGGTGGAGCAGTCCCACACGCCG TTGCTCCCCAATCATGCCATACATACCTGGACAGAAGAACATGTG CACTTCTGGATGCAGCAGATGTTTGGAG GCGAAGGTGGCTGTGAGATGCTGCTGTACGCAGACATGTTCAAGAGGAACCACATCACAGGCAAGAGGCTCCTGCTGCTGACTGAGGCAGATATGAGGGACATGGGTGTCACCTCCAAAGGACACATCATCcacctcaag ACTGAGATTGAGAAGTTGGCTAATGACTATCTCGGCCTTTTCCACTTCCCTCCGTTGGTTAAG GATGCGTTGTcgcaggaggaggacgaggaggagaagatTAAAGTTGTCAATCTGGAGCTGGTGTTTGGGTACCACTGGAAAGCAGGAACAAGCCACTCG GACTGCAAATGGAAGATGTACATGGAGCTGGATGGAGATGAGGTGGCTGTGACGTACATCAAGGACGTCACCTTCAACTCCTACAGATCAGATGTGGACGTCCTGAAAATGACCAAG CCACCGTTTGTAATGGACAGATGGGTTGTTGGACTATTCGCCAACCAAATAGTGGACTGCACTGTGAATTATGAG AATGATGTGAAAACTCCCAAGTGTACCAAACACAGCCATGCAGTGCGTTGGAGCACCACAGGTGGTATGGACATCATCAAAACCGTGGAGCTGGTCATCGAGACGGGCCCACCGAAGACTGAAGGACACCCAAGAAGCCGTTCAAACTCAG GAGTGGACCCCAAGTGGATCCAGCGTTTGCGTGTGAAGCAGCTGAGGTGTCAGGAACTGAGAAGCCAGCAGCTGGCCATGGCCCCGCCCCCGTATCCCACCTCCCCCAGCAACATGACGCTGCCCCAGTTCCTCTCGGCCTATGGGAGCCACCACCAGTCCTCCTACGCCGCCGCCGTCAGGCGCTCCCCCAACCACAGCCCCCTGTCCCCCTGGAGGTCGGAGTCGTCGCGCTGCTCGTCCCCCACGGCCGGCTGCCTGTCGCCCCgcctctccaccctccacctgGGCTCCAAGGGAAGCAGCCCGTCCAGCACCACCTCCGAGAGCGCCTCTGAGCGCGAGCGGCCCCTGAGTGCCGGCCCCCTATATAGTTCTAGGCCCAAAAACCCCTATTTCGACACGGCTCTCAGTCCGCGGGACGCTAGGAGGTCCCCACACACTACAGTTGGCGGACACGGCCAAGGGCATAAGGTGGCGGGCAGGAGCGCTcagtatggtggtggtgggtggaggccGCGGTCCAATTCCAGCGTTGGCGCTCTCTGCCAAGTCCAGCCCAGGACTATACCTGGCATGGCCCCGAGGACTGGGCCAAAGGAGGAGGAGCCGGAGGGGGCAAAGGGCAACGATGGGGGCTGGATAAAGGTGGAGCGGCCGAAGAAGCCCCAAAGGCAGCCGGAGAGTAAGCCagtcagggggagaggaggagggaggagaggaggccgaGGAGGCGGCGGTGGAAGAGGACGAAACATGAACTGA